A segment of the Lelliottia amnigena genome:
GAGCATCCATCAGATGACGCGTCAGCTTCAGGCGCTCAACCAGGTTTCTCGCCAGACCGACGCGCTGGTGACCACCGCGTCAGAATCCTCGCGTCGATTGCACGATGAATCTTATCTGCTGATGCAGGCCGTTTCGCGCTTTCGTCTTCCAGCCTGACGCGCTATATCCGCCTCTGATATACTCACAGGCCGATTTTGGCCTGTGGGCAAGGAGCAGACTGTGGCTGCGGTCATTGATAATGAGATGCTGGACGATATTCTGGCGCAAGTGCGTCCGTTACTGGGGCAGGGAAAGGTCGCCGATTATATTCCTGCGCTCGCCTCGGTGAGCGGAAACAAACTGGCGATTGCCATTTGTACCGTGGAAGGGCAGCTTTATCACGCCGGTGATGCCACCGAGCGCTTCTCCATTCAGTCCATCTCCAAAGTATTAAGCCTGGTCGCGGCGATGCGTCAGTACGAGGAAGATGAGATTTGGCAACGTGTCGGTAAGGATCCGTCTGGTCAGCCGTTTAACTCGTTACTGCAGCTGGAAATCGAACAGGGGAAACCCCGTAATCCGTTTATTAATGCCGGGGCGCTGGTGGTGTGCGATATGCTGCAAAGCCGTCTTAGCGCACCGCGCCAGCGCATGCTGGAAATTGTGCGCCAGCTGAGTGGCGTTTCCGATCTGAGCTACGACGCAAACGTTGCGCGCTCTGAATTTGAACATTCAGCGCGAAATGCTGCGATTGCCTGGCTGATGAAATCCTTCGGTAATTTTCATAACGATGTCGCGACGGTGCTGCAAAACTATTTCCACTACTGCGCGCTGAAAATGAGCTGCGTGGAGCTGGCGCGCACGTTTCTGTTCCTGGCCGATCGGGGCTATTCTTCGCATCATGCGCAGGCGGTAGTGACGCCAATGCAGGCGCGGCAGGTGAATGCGCTTATGGCGACCAGCGGGATGTATCAGAATGCCGGTGAATTTGCGTGGCGCGTCGGGCTGCCTGCAAAATCGGGCGTCGGCGGCGGGGTCGTCGCGATTGTGCCGCATGAGATGGCGATTGCCGTCTGGAGCCCGGAACTGGATGATACCGGGAATTCCCTCGCGGGCGTCGCGGTACTCGAAAAGCTGACCCAGCGCCTGGGACGCTCCGTTTACTGATGAATACGCTCGATCCGCTTTTCGCCCGTCTGGCGCGGTCGACGTTCCGCTCGCGCTTTCGGCTGGGCACCAAAGAGCGACAATATTGTTGGGACAAAGGCGCGGACATTATCGACCAGCATGCGGCGGATTTTATCGCTCGTCGGCTGGCTCCCGTACAGCCGGTTAACGATGGGAAACAGACCCCCATGCGCGGTCATCCGGTGTTTATTGCCCAGCACGCTACCGCAACGTGCTGTCGCGGCTGTCTGGAGAAGTGGCACCAGATTCCCCAAGGACAAGCGTTAGATGGCGATCAACAGGCTTATGTCGTGACCGTTATTCACCATTGGCTGGTCCTGCAAATGAACGCCAAACATTGAGGGCTTATCTTGCCGGGTTATGCATGTTACACATACATGCTAATCTTTGATTATTCCTGCTGATGACCGCTAAATGATTGCGTTAAGCGATTATATGGATTGATATTTAATGCCCTCTTCCTTGCTCTCATTTATGCCGTTCCGGCCCGACAACGTTCTGCGGAATTCACTCAGCATTTTCGCGCTCACCACGCTGTTTTATCTTATTGGTGCAGAACTGCGTCTCGTGGAAGCGCTCTCACTCTTCTGGCCGCTGAACGGCGTCATGGCAGGGGTGTTCGCCCGCTATGCGTATCTCAATCGACTGCGTTACTACGCGGTGTCCTATGTCGCTATGCTGATGTATGACGCGGTGACGACCAACTGGGGCATTGCCTCCGTGGTGATTAATCTCTCCAATATGGTCTTCATCGTCACGGTGGCTCAGCTGGTCACGCGGGACAAACAAATGGGACGCCAAACGCCTGAGCCTATCAATGCGCTGCGGCTGTTTAACTATTGTCTGATTGCTGCGTTGCTGTGTGCGCTGGTGGGGGCGATCGGCTCTGTTGGCATTGACAGTCAAACCTTCTGGCCGCTGTATGCCGACTGGTTTAGCGAGCAGTTTTCAACGGGTGTGCTCATTTTACCGTGCCTGCTGACGATCAAAGTGCCGGAGATGAATCGTTCGGTGCAGGTGGGGCATTTCTTGCCTGTGCTGGCGCTGGTGGTGTCGGTGATCGCCTCTGTGGCTATTGGCGGCGCGGGCAGTCTGGCATTTCCGTTGCCGGCGCTTATCTGGTGTGCCGTCCGGTATTCCCTCCCGGCGACCTGTCTGCTGACGTTCCTGACCGGGGGAATCGAAATTATCCTGGTGGCCAATTCCATTATCGATATTGCCGTCGCCACGCCGCTGTCTACGCCGATGATGTTCTCTGCGCGCCTTGGCATTGCCACAATGGCCATTTGTCCCATCATGGTTTCCGTGAGCGTGGCGGCGATCAATTCGCTTATTTATCAGGTTTCTCTGCGAGCCGATTACGATTTTCTCACGCGTGTGTATTCGCGTTCAGGCTTGTATGAGGCGCTGAAGCATGAAGAGTCTCATCGGCATCCCCGTTTTTTAACGGTCATGCTTCTGGATATTGATTACTTCAAAAGCATCAACGACAACTATGGTCATGAATGTGGCGATAGCGTGCTGGCCGCATTTGCTGGGAAAGTGCAGCAGGTCGTGGGCGAAGACGGGATCGTTGCGCGAATGGGGGGCGAAGAATTTGTGGTCGTGGTGAATTCGGGCGATGTACGTCAGGGCGTCGAGCTTGCTGAACGAATTAGAGAAACTATTGCATCACAC
Coding sequences within it:
- the glsA gene encoding glutaminase, yielding MAAVIDNEMLDDILAQVRPLLGQGKVADYIPALASVSGNKLAIAICTVEGQLYHAGDATERFSIQSISKVLSLVAAMRQYEEDEIWQRVGKDPSGQPFNSLLQLEIEQGKPRNPFINAGALVVCDMLQSRLSAPRQRMLEIVRQLSGVSDLSYDANVARSEFEHSARNAAIAWLMKSFGNFHNDVATVLQNYFHYCALKMSCVELARTFLFLADRGYSSHHAQAVVTPMQARQVNALMATSGMYQNAGEFAWRVGLPAKSGVGGGVVAIVPHEMAIAVWSPELDDTGNSLAGVAVLEKLTQRLGRSVY
- a CDS encoding putative cytoplasmic protein, with amino-acid sequence MNTLDPLFARLARSTFRSRFRLGTKERQYCWDKGADIIDQHAADFIARRLAPVQPVNDGKQTPMRGHPVFIAQHATATCCRGCLEKWHQIPQGQALDGDQQAYVVTVIHHWLVLQMNAKH
- the ydeH_2 gene encoding diguanylate cyclase, which translates into the protein MPSSLLSFMPFRPDNVLRNSLSIFALTTLFYLIGAELRLVEALSLFWPLNGVMAGVFARYAYLNRLRYYAVSYVAMLMYDAVTTNWGIASVVINLSNMVFIVTVAQLVTRDKQMGRQTPEPINALRLFNYCLIAALLCALVGAIGSVGIDSQTFWPLYADWFSEQFSTGVLILPCLLTIKVPEMNRSVQVGHFLPVLALVVSVIASVAIGGAGSLAFPLPALIWCAVRYSLPATCLLTFLTGGIEIILVANSIIDIAVATPLSTPMMFSARLGIATMAICPIMVSVSVAAINSLIYQVSLRADYDFLTRVYSRSGLYEALKHEESHRHPRFLTVMLLDIDYFKSINDNYGHECGDSVLAAFAGKVQQVVGEDGIVARMGGEEFVVVVNSGDVRQGVELAERIRETIASHPFSWRQQTLFLTVSIGLGSAKAESWQLTDVFNTLLAEADDYLYRSKKAGRNRTSARQPNDRPAVGEGKNPERV